The following DNA comes from Helicoverpa armigera isolate CAAS_96S chromosome 27, ASM3070526v1, whole genome shotgun sequence.
CGTCACCGGATGTGTCGGAAGTAGCGATCTGTTGACGTCGCTCAGCTTGCACATCTCACTGTCTTGTGTACCGCGGCGTGACCGAGAGATGCCTTTATTTTTTGGGTAGGGACTTTTACATGGGTTTGGtaatcttttattattattatacataggtactagcTGTATCTCTCGGTTTCACCAGGAACTTGATCCTGTTCCCGGACGAAATATAGGCAATGTTACTCGAGGATAGAGTAGCTTCATAAATGAAGGATGTTTGCAATCGGTTCAATAGCTTCGGAATAGTTCGGAGAAAAAGAAATAtctgtacctaggtatattaataATCTTTAGGGTCTAGTACCTATGCAAACGCAAATACTGTAGGTAATTGGATTGGTTTGATCCCAGGAGATTCAGGCCGAATTAAACTATGGTAGGAATAAGTTTCTTTTAATAGCATTGCATATTTGTTATCGAATAGAGGTGGtaacctacattttttaaatggacAGATGTCACATGGGTTTACCTTACTTTTACAAACATGGAAAATCACGCTAATCGTCTTGCCAAAATGTTCAATGACCTTACTAAAGCTACTAAGCATCTTCACTCGACAAACAGTAGGGCGACTCATCTCAGGCAATATATCAAGCCCGCCCTCTCGATACAGGCTCGCCTCATTGACTTCACATTTCCATACTGTAGCATCCATGACGAGTagcttgatatatttttatgtgtacaaCTTGCTTGTAAGAAATTTTTGTACAAAAGGGATGGGTGGAAATTGTCTGGGTTGAAGAAATACATTTATAAACCATTTCTACCGTCGCGTCGTTTAGGCTGGAGTTCTAACGCTTGCTCTGTCGCATGCGGCAGAAAACCGACACCTTTCAGGTATATAAACACATATATAAACCCgaaaaaataagattcagaaaaGTATCAGCCCCTTGTAATTTTGTTTAGGTGAACAGCAATAGGTATCTAAGGTACGATAGCGACTGTAGAGAAATACGTATTGAGTTCGCTTTAGGGGTATTTTGAGatgaaagaaaatatcaatGGTTGAAGTAATTACCTACGTGTCGTAAGAAACCGGTGGATTGTCACATTCATCTCAAGTAAGTACATAGTTGTAATTCTTGTACGCGCCAAATAGTTATCATAACCTTTGACGTCTTTGCAGAACATCCATATTTGCactcagttaaaaaaaaacaataaacagggTAAAGAAAGCCCTGACAGTCACCGCCCCGGTTGTAAACTGCAAGCGTGCACGCATCACTGCGCCGGAGTGAGGAGTTGTGAGACTAGGGGAGGAGTAAGTGTGATTGATAAGTATATGGTAGGAATATGGTTAACGAGCTGATAAGTTGCGAGTTAATTTGTAAAGAATATATTAACTATACtaactttttttacttatttaattgtttatataatatttttgttgtaccCCGGAAATCATATGGATAATCATGGAtcatatggataaaaagtagcatgtAGGTTTCTCGATATTTGCTTTCAACTaccgaatttttcaaatctttctTTTAGTTCCTGTGTTTAAAGTGTtcgatcaaacaaacaaactcttcagatttattACGTAGTACATAATTGTTAGGTATTGTACCTATAGATTTTATAATGCACTTGAAAACATTCTGCATTTTTGCgatatgtatttacttaggtCAATGAATTAGTGACCACTTCACCTCTTCctaataataatcataatcgTCAACCCCCCAAACTAGATCAAATATTTTagtagactagccgttttcacgtGGTTTCACCGTCGTCTACTGGCTACTgcccgtaacgggataaaatgtaacctatgttactcgggaagagtgtagctttccaacagtgaaagattttcaaatcagttcaagtttcagagcctttacgTACGGTACAAGCAAACATAAAATAACGTTTCAgctctttattataatagtacAAAAGTATGGATAACAAGTATCAATTCAATTTAACAAACATACTTTAACAAGCCATCTATCACACTCCCTTCGACACAGTTAACTTGCGAGTTAAAGCTCGCAGTAACTGCTAACTGATATTTATGTACAGTTTAATGTGATTACTGAACGCGGGAGATTTTAGTTTAGTGCTCAAGTGATTCGATTAAAACGGTATGTCGAAGTGAATGGTTGATAATATAATGGATGGGATTTTAaggaatgttaaaaaaatgattttgccAGCGGTTCGACCGTTTTTTATATGGGAATTACATCGCGCACATGGATAAGCACATAACTTACATGCCCATACACCATAGCAGGAACCACTGGGCTATTTCAAATAACCAGAAATCTTTCAGTTTCAGATATGTGTACCTACATGTTGTATTAAGaaaggtacctacattacaaTGTTATCTTTTTATAAGACTGAAAGAGTTTGGATCTTTTTCAAGGGCGAATTTCAGTTAtctgtaatgactgacttttaatTCTCGcacttttttattctatttactttgtttgaaacttattattttaaaattttacgtacctaagtattttattttgtttgtttgttctaatcgacatatattaaccagtatattaacgtctataatttaatgtgattgtgaacgacacacccgatatagtaGATAGATCAGCATAACACACAGGCTCCTCTCATTATTGTACGGAAATCAGCTACTCtaagacacgggtgaaaccgcgaggaaCATCTACTAAATAATCTTTAACCATCGCTATCCAGTAACAATACACgttgacaaacaaacatacatcacaAACAAAGGGTTTAACTTGATAGTTCAACCACTTACCACTGTTTGCACAACTGACGAGTTGTTACACAATTATTTGTATCAATCATTGGTTCCGCAAAATGGTTTTATGCGATAGAGTTTTTGGAGAGTGGTTTCCCATGTGGATCTTCGTTATTAgaatatctaaattaatttaaattgttttactaggatagtttttgatttttattgtaaatatgtattgtaaatatctatgtaaataaagaaaattcagttgtaaaatttaaaataggataaaattataatgagtaGGTTGGGTaagaaattatgttatttatacatatgttgCACATAATAGCAAATAGAGAGACGTGAAAAGATGTTCATGGAAAGCTTTTATCCGGCCATCACAACAaaacgactgaaccgatttaaattggtgcacagataaaaaataacctaaagCCAAAACACTACACAAAATAAAGACATTTATaccataaatacatacatttagaCCATAGATAGACGAAAATAATGTATCGGCTAAgacacaggctactttttattcggggaGTTAGTAAGTACGGAAGAAACCAGTAGGTAGTCGTCGTAACAATaaccaaattaaaatgcaacattGCATTGATTTAGTAAGGTCACTGACCTAACTGACCATCCTCATTACCCGTTAATGTCGGACAGTATCGGATTTAACTGCTAATTTCCAAACCACATGGCGAATAAACTATTGTTTAGAGATAGGGGGTCACGCGATATCTGGACATCTGAGAGTTAATGGTCATCTCATTAGGTTTGAGCTTTGTTTTgatagtttttgtaagattaaGCTATGGTCGTAGATATGGTGGATAGTTGTTTCCTGGCGATTCTTGATGCGCCATTTTTTCCtagtaaaaatacatacctatactacaaaaacttaaacacccgTTGAacgcttgtctaaaaaagtgtggctgcaaaacggaccttatttcaacgtcataatctgaaaATTTTTAGACAGATGTTCAATAGACGTTCAATAGACGTTCGAATTACCTACTCCTTTATTGATGGTTGAGAAGATTTTACAGCCTTCAATATTATATGAAGTAAGTACCTAGTGGTTGTCTCAAGCCAGAGTGGGCGGGCCCAGAGCAGATAAATACAAACGTTACTTTTCTAAGCTATGAAGTACTTATGAACTTTAATGTAAGGCTAAAGATAAGATGAACATAAATATCTTGAACACCAAATAAACAAACGACTGAccgaattttataataatgtacctataacaatattttttatctgggtgcggagATATAGTTTTCTCAGgtagggtgaaaccgcgggaaaacggttagtaggtacttagtaaaCTGAAAGCTGAACCCAAGAAATTGGAAACATCAGTATCTGGAAGCTTGAAACTCATACTATTACGGCCTTTGGTATAAATTCCGAGGTCCCATTCCTTTAAAAACTGCCGAACGATATTCATATTGAACTGATATTTAACCATAATCCCGGGTCATGAAGGGACAAGTCTTTATGTAGCCACGGACCCCtaacaacaatatattttaaatcaaaatcaatgacGTCAAAAAATAGATACAAATTCACCCCCAAATCGATTGCTTTCGGTTCGAAAACTAATGTTCTATGACCCCCTAACATGTAGCAAACAATCTATTCTCTACTCTACACCTTAACTCATAAGGTTTAAATTCTCTTGAGAAGTACACTAACAAAAGTCATCTTCAATTTTCGACCTTATGTCAATGCAGTAAGGTGCAATAAAGTCTGTATGGTAATTTGTGAAGatagtttagttttagtttttcgTTGCGGTTTCTAAATGAGGCGATGACTATTAATTCATCATaaattttcgaaaatattattCGATATGCATTTTTAGGTGTTCCCTGTTATGTTTTACTCGGGGCATAgactaatattaatatattagtCTATTAGTTACTAATATTAGTATATTAGTCTATGCTCGGGTTATCCTGTTTTTTCGTGGACTTCTGGGTTTTATTGAGCCGAAGtcgaataataacattttatcatAGCAATCGTGGTCAGATACCAAAATCTTTacttaatattacattataaacaCATTATAAACAAGTTTTCACgtacttatacctacatactactAGTATATCTACTTGGTACTAAAGCGAATTGGATAGGCAACATATCAAGTCTATTTTTTTCAGTGCGGTGCGATCTCAGGAACAGCTATACAAATAGAACagctatataaattaaatattataatgaataatTATATTACCAGTGGAATTCACTGCAAAATCATTTACCATTTCTGACAAAATAATCTGAACAAATgtcaaaagtcgtggtggcctagtgggtaaagaaccaacctttcgagtatgagcaacttttctaagtttgtatgtactttctaagtatacttagacaccaatggctgataaaaaggtgaaggaaaacatcttgaggaaacctggactataaagtctgaaatcaccaacccgcattgagcaagcgtggtgattaacgctcaatccttctccatgtgagaggaggcctgtgcccagcagtgggacgataaaaaggctgtaacagtaacagtaatctgaacaaataaaaactctttcacACCAAATTAACAGCACCAATCGCAGAACGCACCCAAAATCTCAAAACGTCACACAACACAACAAATGGgacgtttttaattttttacacatttttacaaTAATGTCATGTCCTTTTAAGAGTCgtcaaaattaccaaaatgaaGAAAACTACGATAATTTTTTTCATTGTGGCGTCACTAATATTTTTGGCGATCGTCATTATGGGGGTGCAAATGTCTTCATACGGGAACAACACCAAATATACAGACAGGTGATAATCCCattattttcttagtttgtGGTTCCCGAACCGGAatagaatatagcctatattactctaAGCAtgtggctttccaacagtgaaaattataggctactttttacctataggatgcaggtgaaactgtagaaaacagctagtatatttACCTTTCTATAAAGCTCATGTAGTACCACATGAACGACAAGGCACAGTTCCAATACAACCGGGATTAACTCGTGATCTGACTTGACTCGTATCTCAATATAAAAAGACAATTGCTGGGTAAATTGCCATCATCATTGTCTGTGCCATCAACGTCAACAACAGCTGCGCCCTGCCGTGTGAATATGTGCAAGCTTTAGTCAGGCCAAGGATTCCATATTACAGTAGCGTTCGGTCTTGAGCTTCGCGCTTTATTTCGCTCCACGTTCTGCCTGTGGTTGCCGCCTCTGCAATGATCGTCCGCCGCCAGGATTGTTTAGGGCGGCGACTTTTACGCTTCCCTTGGGGATTCTAGTCTAGGGCTTGCCTCGGGATGTGATCGGGGTTATTTAACTGTACAACCTAAAACAAAGGTCTCTTCTTCAAATAAGtaatacttcttcttcttcttctccgCAGACCATGCCCTCACAACAACTACCGGCGACAGTGGGTGGCTCTGACGGACAATAGAATAAACCAGACCCTCATAAACAAGTTTCCCTACGTGGCTGCCGTTATGAGGAATGCCACCAGCTTATGGAATTTCGCTTGTTTTGCCAGCgtgattttgatgaaatggATTGTTACTTCTGCACATTGCAGGTGAGTTTGTTTCTGTTAATGTCAGCCAGATTTCGACGATGCTGTTCTCAAAGATCAGCCAAGTGCagacaaataatataaacatcaGCGTAGTTTGCACAACTATGTAGGGGGCGGCTTCCAGTGTAATGatcggttgcagctgagtaccagtgttgcaaggagcaactgcctatttaACCTCCTCAATCAGTTGCCCGGGAAACCCAGCACCTCttcgtaagactggttgtcagagttctgacttctgactacccgttactaCTGGCAAAGATAGCCTATCAAATGATCTATTTAATCCAGCCAGTGATGCAAACAAATGTGCATCCCTAATCTTTTCTTCTGACGCGATGGGAGAGAGATCAGAAGAAAGACTCAACGGAAGAAAGACGCAAGAGGTGTTTAGAACCTTAGGCTTCAGAATGTACCGAAGCAAACGTTTGTTAAATACCAAATTGTATTTGTAACTCTAATAGCAGATTCCAAAATAACTGCTTTTTTACCCAAAGAAGCTGAATATGGAAATagaaaatttgtttatttctttctttctgagCTACCTAATTAAATAGTAAACTGTCTCCAGGCAACCAGGTCACACTCACCGCGTGGTCCTCTTCCAAGATTACGCGCGCAACCAGTCTCACTCCTACCCCATCCTGTTCTGGAGAATCCACGAGAAATACAACTCTACCGTCCCCAACGCCAAGTACGATATAGCAGTCGCCAGAATGAACGTAAACCATTACCACTCTGCGGTCAAACCAGCTGACTTTGACGAGAAAGCAGCAACCGCAATAGTAGCAAGTGTCTGGAAAACCGTCTCGACAATGGATAAGAAGCTGTACTTAACCAACCACTTCGATAAGTACGAAATGAACATCAGCAACAAGGGTAAATGCTTCGAGACCTATGGAGTTGAAATGGACGATAGCCTAATCTGCATAGACACGTCAGCTTACGACGATTGCTTCGTCCACGAATTTGGACCCATTTTTTCAGGAGATAAAGTAGTGGGCGTTATAGCTATTACACCCGTTGAATGTGATATGAAATACTCcgtttttacaaatatttcttattacaCGAGTTGGATTTTGAGATCGACTTACGATGCCTGatgttggatttttattttggttgttttattttagttttaaggtTTTGTATTTGTCATTAGTAGTATCCCGACACAAGCTTGATTGAAGAATTCATCTTGGGCTTCTAATTCTGCTGCCGATTTGCCAACTAATGGCTATTTGATTGGAGCTTTGATTCTTACGACTGCAAGCCTGGGACCCATGTCTGCTGATTGAAAAAATGAGTAAAATGATAGCAATTGTGTCTAAATACCAATGTGACTTCATGGGGTACCCATTCTGCTGCTACTGGAAGTTTAGGCGCTCACTTTACATGAGAACTGAAAGTTTTTCAGGGTCCTCAGCCTGTGTAAGTTGGTAGTGCGATTTGTTCCCAAGCGCTACCCAAAGTGCTGTCAGTGCAGGGCCTTAGACCCTTTGTGGGTTCCACATAGGACTTctacttaattacatttatacaGTACATAAGGATGAGAATTAttaggaattttattaaaatctgattCATAGATAGAGGCATTGTTGTGGAAATAAAAtgaccacaaaaaaataaaaccacactATAACGAATAAACGAAATATCATCCATAATAAGTGGTGTGTGTAGACTTTAATATCCAATTAGTATAGTAAGATACATTAGTGAAAATAGCCAGTTTCATATCACAATCCCTCGGCTTGACCGCCAGGATCCCAACTACCTTGTCTCCCGAATACAGAGGCCCAAACTCATGGATGAAACAGTCATCGTAATCTGACACGTCAATGCATATCATGCTCTGATCCAATTCCACTCCATACCCTTCGAAACACTTCGCAGCATCAGCTATCCTGACCTCGTATTTATCAAAGTCATTCGTCAAATACAGTTTTTTATCCATAGTTGATACAGTCTTCCAAATGCTGGCTTCTAGTTCAGTGGCCTCCTTATCATCGAAGACTGAGGGTTTCATAGTGAAGGGATAGTAGTCCACATTGAGTTTTGCAACGGCGATATCGTAGCGCGGGGTTGGGTTGCTGCTATTGAACTTCTCGTGGAGTCTCCAGAATAGGATGGGGTAGGTGTGAGTGTAGTTGCGAGCGAAATCGTGGAAGAGAAGGACACGGTGGGTTGCGCTTTGACGTCTGAGAAAAAGCAGAAGTTTAAAGGTTAAGATGGGAAATTATTCAGGTTCTGTAGGTTATAGAGCATCTCTACATGAAATGTTATAGAATCTATTTAACATGAAGAGAGATGGATACAGAAAATATGTAGACATAAAGTTCCCCGATAAATAGGCTACcttctttgttaatttatatggATGACCGGCTCGTCAGCCTCTTTAAGTACTTGAAAATTAGATACCGATGGTGTATACCTAAGAGCATTTTCTTTATAGAAATAGAGTATTAGGTAATCCTAATACACACGCAAAACTAAGCTAGTTTTAGGGACTTTCATACCTGCAATGAGCCGAAGTGACAACCCACTTAATCAGCACGATACTAGCAAAGCAAGCGAAAGACCAAAACTTGGATGTATTCCTCGTCACAGCAGCCACATACGGAAACCTCTCAGATATCTGCATCGAAgagttctcatttaaggagatcacaCCCATAGCCCTGGTATACTGGTATACTGTCCCTCCTTGAGTATACTCTCTCTTCCTCTCCTCTACTGTTATATCTGTCGCGAATTTCACCATAACGCACACAGCCATTATGGCTAAGAAGATGAGTAAGGTTAGAATGAGACATGCTGCtttcattttgaattttcatGAAGCTTTCTAAAAGTTTTGTGTTGTATTTTAATAGTGTGACGTTCACGGTTGAGCGTTTTGACAAGATGTCGCGTTTTGTCGCCTTTTTATAATCTAGCTAGAGGAATTGTTTTTGGtagattttaaaatgaaaccttttttatgtatttcattatgAACATGTCTcgtttacattaattaattacatcatgaaactttgcagtaatatagcttatcaatacgtaggtatataggctactttttacccacgacggaacggagcaggtatatgcgtttagggtgagagatgtgcgtttgtgcgtttgtgtgtttgtgtgtttgtgtgtgcgtttgtgcaaagtaatgttccctcctatctgctaaactaatgatctgattttgatgcggttttcaataacgtatttgtgttcgatgagttcatgttcttagaccggtgtcatgactgtaactcactagggggcgccacaatattagggcaaaacagcaaagtaatgttccctcctatcttctaaactaatgatctgattttgagacagttttcaataacggatttGTGTTCCATGAGTTCACGTTCTTaaacaggtgtcatggctgtagctcactagggggcgccacaattttagtgcaaaacagtaatgttcccacctaccttctaaactaatgatccgattttgatgcggttttcaataacggttttgtgttcgatgagttcatgttcttagataggtgtcatggttataactcactagggggcacCACAAcattagtgccaaacaatgttgcaatataatcaaaacgtctgattacaattctgttttcatcagcaatgtgtacgtgcttaatgcatgttcccaaataataaaaattacgccagtaacacactagagggcgctacaatatcagtgcaaaataatattgcaataacatattatatagactataattcgtatatgctctctaaaagtctgaaataaaattaagcaaaattaaaattttgaaaacccCGACGgtaaaatcttattgaaaataataaaataactcaaaacccccgacttaacccaattatataggaataaccgtcgggggctgccttttctatatgaaaattcaataattaattgagtgtattttatgtcatcgttaaacatctacaattcttcaaaaattgtattcacgacactaggaatcctttagctggtttaatggcagcccccgacggatattcctatataattgggttaagtcgggggttttgagttattttattatttttcaataagatttttgccgtcgggggtttttcaaaatttttaattttttatttaagtgcaGGAACAATCCTTCGAGACACGGTAAAACTACGAGCAGTAAGGCAAGAAATGAAatgagtaagtaggtaagtaaagaCATTTAAGCATATTTagaatataaaaagtactcgtattagagtttatttactttataaaacatttttaaatattaaatacataaaaaactatttaaaattataaaaataggtaGCTACTGATATAGGGCAATCGGGTCCAAATTACCAGTGGTTATGGCCCTAGAGATAGAAATCTCCTCATACTCATATTATTAATTCTTCAAGACCATCGTTTATAACAAAGTGACATATTTAGCGTGACGTTTGACTTGGCTAATCGGATTTCCGCAGAATGTTGTTTGTCCAGCGGAGTGCACAGTCCTGCGGCACACTAATATTGACATGCCGTCCGTTCATAGTGAATTATTGGGTACTGGATGGGGCAGTATCATTCTTATTCGAAACTAACACCTGcatcatgaaaataaatcattaccCTAGTCttttccaactattttggggttggctttcagtcgAACGggattgagtttttttttcttaaataagcattacctttgtaaattattttatttttgtcacctTATgttgtgtgtacaaaaattcgtaaataaataaattgagctgagtaccagagtgcCAAATGGAGCTACTGCGTCAACCCAGTCACTTGGGCATCTTAATACCCATAAGTTAATATCCGTAACTacagccaaagatgttaaatgacagatGAACTCTTTCGAAACCCTTTaaggtaatatatttttattttaactcttTGAGAAGCTCATGGTTAAGTAGCGATCGcgtgatcataaggttaagcaccGCTTTGCGAAGACGGTCCGTGGTTGGATAATGATCTTTTCATGATATTCTTCCGAATATCGGAAGCCATAGTATTATTACCCTTACCGTATCTTATCTAGTAAGATTAGTTCAATGCTCTCCATCCCCTCTAGTGTGAGAGCTTCGCGTGTTTGTACAGTTTAGCGGCTCTTTACTAAGTGATATGCTTGATGCGATTCATTATTGTATTGCTGAAGGCCTTTTAGCTGAGTATGTGTAGCTGTCAGTGGGGTATGATTTGTAAAGTTATGTAGacgaattttaataaatttaatacaatttattttagtggTTCTAAGTGAGAAACTTGTTCTTTCTAAGTAGCAAAGTCTTATGGAGCAGAGAACGGAGCTGAATTGATCAATTTGATGtaaattacctaatttaaatatttttaaaaattctttaaaattaagtaactaaCCTGCtaaggtatttttaaaattaagaacctaaaaaaattgttttcaaatgaAACAGGTTAACATAGCTTTCCTcctaaattacaaattaataagttatacctacttctttttgaaaaaaaactggGTATGTAGAATTATAAAACACTGAATGTAGAAGGATCAAATCGCAAACGAGCAAAAGCTAGATGGCgatgttttgttgttataacgAATTATTTCGTTTTCACGCAAAAATGCCAAAATCGggtttatttacctataattgGAGTGACAAAAGAAACCATTCACCATCTTCCAAACTATTCCAAGTTGTAAAACTGTCATGCATCTCTTTGCACGCGACATAACGACGGGGGTCCGATACACATCAGCAACAACTCGGCCTGTCGATAGATACAACTAAGTTATGCTCCCCACTGCAATTGTAACAACTTATGCGATAACATCTGATTTATTTACTAGTGTTTTGATTGGATTTGGTATGTCTTCGATAAATTGGAGAGGGGAAAAgtgatatttttgtaagttaGTTGAAACTTAACCGTCTTAAATCTATTTGCTCAGCCGAATtttgttgggatcggcttccagtctaacacgatgtagctgagtactaaattgagcaactgcctatctgacctcttcaacccaggtACCTGGGCAACACTGTAAGTAGGCAGGTACCCCTTAGTAGGACTATCTGGTTCTGACTGATTCATAACGTCTGCCGAAGACGCGGTTGAATTAGAAGCTTGTTTCCTACATTTTCCTGCTAAATCGATTGAGATAAAATTCGACATTTTAGAAGATGATAGATAGGCTAGGGTATTTTCAGGATGCAGATGCAGTctagtaggtactaaaataattaggtaggtatgtgataAACTAGGTACAATTTAACCTTTACTAAAGTCTAAATATACTTGCAAACATATTTACACAAACGACAAACGAAGGCACTAAGAATTAGGCCAATATCACGTTGTTTGACAATCTAACAAGTATTTAACATTATGCACTTAATTTCTTCTATACTGCTTCAAACCAATTAACTTTAAAGACTGCAAACTTGCCAAAAGACACCCGAGGGGCAAATTAAAAGAACATCGCACTCCCAAACTCAATTAAGacttgttatttaataaataaataagtgcaaTGTGCATACATGACTGAGCGATTAGTTATcacataaacaataattatttaaatgagttCAGCCATTAAC
Coding sequences within:
- the LOC110384681 gene encoding trypsin epsilon, giving the protein MKKTTIIFFIVASLIFLAIVIMGVQMSSYGNNTKYTDRPCPHNNYRRQWVALTDNRINQTLINKFPYVAAVMRNATSLWNFACFASVILMKWIVTSAHCRQPGHTHRVVLFQDYARNQSHSYPILFWRIHEKYNSTVPNAKYDIAVARMNVNHYHSAVKPADFDEKAATAIVASVWKTVSTMDKKLYLTNHFDKYEMNISNKGKCFETYGVEMDDSLICIDTSAYDDCFVHEFGPIFSGDKVVGVIAITPVECDMKYSVFTNISYYTSWILRSTYDA
- the LOC110384679 gene encoding trypsin epsilon — its product is MKAACLILTLLIFLAIMAVCVMVKFATDITVEERKREYTQGGTVYQYTRAMGVISLNENSSMQISERFPYVAAVTRNTSKFWSFACFASIVLIKWVVTSAHCRRQSATHRVLLFHDFARNYTHTYPILFWRLHEKFNSSNPTPRYDIAVAKLNVDYYPFTMKPSVFDDKEATELEASIWKTVSTMDKKLYLTNDFDKYEVRIADAAKCFEGYGVELDQSMICIDVSDYDDCFIHEFGPLYSGDKVVGILAVKPRDCDMKLAIFTNVSYYTNWILKSTHTTYYG